A single window of Streptomyces sudanensis DNA harbors:
- a CDS encoding DNA polymerase III subunit delta' codes for MPVWDDLVGQERVRTQLAAAARDADALVTAGSRGTEPPEAATSSMTHAWLFTGPPGAGRDTAARCFAAALQCVSPDRALGGEPGCGFCDGCHTALIGTHADVEVVRTDLLSIGVKETRDLVRRAQLSPAVGRWQVILLEDADRLTEGAGNVLLKAVEEPAPRTVWLLCAPSLEDVLPTIRSRCRHLTLRTPPVDAVADVLVRRDGVDPETAAAAARATQGHIDRARRLATDERARARRAAVLTLPLRVQDVGACLKAAQELIDAAAEDAKHLAEETDVKETDELKAALGGGQGGRMPRGTAGAMKELEDRQKRRRTRTQRDSLDLALGDLTGFYRDVLALQLGTRTAIANEDVRDALDRIARDSTPESTLRRIEAVLACREALDRNVAPLLAVEAMTMALRAG; via the coding sequence GTGCCCGTATGGGACGACCTGGTGGGCCAGGAGCGCGTCCGGACGCAGCTCGCCGCCGCCGCGCGTGACGCGGACGCCCTCGTCACGGCCGGGTCCCGGGGCACCGAGCCGCCCGAGGCGGCCACGTCGAGCATGACGCACGCCTGGCTGTTCACCGGGCCGCCCGGCGCCGGCCGGGACACCGCCGCCCGCTGCTTCGCGGCCGCCCTCCAGTGCGTCAGCCCCGACCGGGCACTCGGCGGGGAACCGGGCTGCGGCTTCTGCGACGGCTGCCACACCGCCCTGATCGGCACCCACGCCGACGTGGAGGTCGTCCGCACGGACCTGCTGTCCATCGGCGTCAAGGAGACCCGCGACCTCGTCCGGCGCGCACAGCTCTCCCCGGCTGTCGGCCGCTGGCAGGTCATCCTCCTGGAGGACGCCGACCGCCTCACCGAAGGCGCCGGGAACGTCCTGCTGAAGGCCGTCGAGGAGCCCGCACCCCGTACGGTCTGGCTGCTGTGCGCGCCGTCCCTGGAGGACGTGCTGCCCACGATCCGCTCCCGCTGCCGGCACCTCACGCTGCGCACCCCGCCGGTGGACGCCGTCGCCGACGTGCTCGTACGCCGGGACGGCGTCGACCCGGAGACGGCCGCCGCCGCCGCCCGCGCCACCCAGGGCCACATCGACCGCGCCCGCCGCCTCGCCACCGACGAGCGCGCCCGCGCCCGCCGCGCCGCCGTCCTCACCCTGCCCCTCCGCGTGCAGGACGTGGGCGCGTGCCTCAAGGCGGCCCAGGAGCTGATCGACGCCGCGGCGGAGGACGCCAAGCACCTCGCCGAGGAGACCGACGTCAAGGAGACCGACGAGCTGAAGGCGGCGCTCGGCGGGGGACAGGGCGGACGCATGCCGCGCGGCACGGCGGGCGCGATGAAGGAGCTGGAGGACCGGCAGAAGCGCCGCAGGACCCGTACGCAGCGCGACAGCCTGGACCTCGCCCTCGGCGACCTGACCGGTTTCTACCGGGACGTCCTCGCCCTCCAGCTCGGCACGCGCACGGCGATCGCCAACGAGGACGTGCGCGACGCCCTCGACCGGATCGCCCGCGACAGTACGCCCGAGTCGACCCTGCGGCGGATAGAGGCCGTCCTCGCCTGCCGCGAGGCCCTCGACCGGAACGTGGCGCCGCTCCTCGCCGTGGAGGCCATGACCATGGCCCTGCGCGCCGGCTGA
- the topA gene encoding type I DNA topoisomerase, giving the protein MSPTRETAQGGRRLVIVESPAKAKTIKGYLGPGYVVEASVGHIRDLPNGAAEVPERYTGEVRRLGVDVEHDFQPIYVVNADKKAQVRKLKEQLAESDELYLATDEDREGEAIAWHLLEVLKPKVPVHRMVFHEITKDAIQQAVANPRELNKRMVDAQETRRILDRLYGYEVSPVLWKKVMPRLSAGRVQSVATRLVVERERERIAFRSAEYWDLTGTFGTGRAGDPSDPSTLTARLASVDGRRVAQGRDFGPDGRLKDERVLHLDEAGARSLAAALAGTGFAVRSVESKPYRRSPYAPFRTTTLQQEASRKLGFGAKATMQVAQKLYENGFITYMRTDSTTLSDTAVAAARAQVTQLYGADYLPDAPRTYAGKVKNAQEAHEAIRPSGDRFRTPAETGLTGDQFRLYELIWKRTVASQMKDAVGDSVTVRIGGRSADGRDAEFTASGKTITFHGFMKAYVEGADDPNAELDDRERRLPQVAQGDALTAEEIAADGHATKPPARYTEASLVKELEEREIGRPSTYASIIGTILERGYVFKKGTALVPSFLSFAVVNLLEKHFGRLVDYDFTARMEDDLDRIARGEAQAVPWLKRFYFGEGAQAAGGGAADAGNGDGDHLGGLKELVTDLGAIDAREISSFPVGNGIVLRVGRYGPYIERGTKDEEGHQRADVPADLAPDELSVEYAEELLAKPSGDFELGTDPATGHTIVAREGRYGPYVTEVLPEGTPKTGRNAVKPRTASLFKSMSVDTVTLQDALRLMSLPRVVGTDPEGVEITAQNGRYGPYLKKGTDSRSLESEEQLFTITLEEALAIYAQPKQRGRAAAKPPLKELGNDPVSERPVVVKDGRFGPYVTDGETNATLRSGDSVETITPERGFELLAEKRAKGPAKKTAKKAPAKKTAAKKTTAVKKTAAKKTAAKKTAAKTTAAKTAAAKKTAAAKKTAAAGTTATGTTATGRTAAPDA; this is encoded by the coding sequence TTGTCCCCGACACGCGAGACCGCACAGGGCGGCCGCCGACTCGTCATCGTCGAGTCGCCTGCCAAGGCGAAGACGATCAAGGGTTACCTCGGCCCCGGCTATGTCGTCGAGGCGAGCGTCGGGCACATCCGCGACCTCCCCAACGGCGCCGCGGAGGTGCCCGAGAGGTACACCGGCGAGGTGCGCCGCCTCGGCGTGGACGTCGAACACGACTTCCAGCCGATCTACGTCGTGAACGCCGACAAAAAAGCCCAGGTCAGGAAGTTGAAGGAGCAGCTCGCCGAGTCCGACGAGCTGTACCTGGCCACCGATGAGGACCGCGAGGGCGAGGCCATCGCGTGGCACCTCCTGGAAGTCCTCAAGCCCAAGGTCCCCGTCCACCGGATGGTCTTCCACGAGATCACCAAGGACGCGATCCAGCAGGCCGTCGCCAATCCCCGCGAGCTGAACAAGCGGATGGTCGACGCCCAGGAGACCCGCCGCATCCTGGACCGGCTGTACGGCTACGAGGTCTCGCCGGTCCTGTGGAAGAAGGTCATGCCCCGGCTCTCGGCCGGCCGCGTGCAGTCCGTCGCCACCCGGCTCGTCGTCGAGCGGGAGCGGGAGCGCATCGCCTTCCGCTCCGCCGAGTACTGGGACCTCACCGGCACCTTCGGCACCGGCCGGGCCGGCGACCCCTCCGACCCGTCGACCCTGACGGCCCGCCTCGCCTCGGTCGACGGCCGCCGCGTCGCCCAGGGCCGCGACTTCGGCCCGGACGGCCGCCTGAAGGACGAGCGGGTCCTCCACCTCGACGAGGCGGGCGCCCGCTCCCTGGCCGCCGCGCTCGCCGGCACGGGGTTCGCCGTCCGCTCGGTCGAGTCCAAGCCGTACCGCCGCTCCCCGTACGCGCCGTTCCGCACCACGACCCTCCAGCAGGAGGCGAGCCGCAAGCTCGGCTTCGGCGCGAAGGCGACGATGCAGGTCGCGCAGAAGCTGTACGAGAACGGCTTCATCACCTACATGCGCACGGACTCCACGACGCTCTCCGACACGGCCGTCGCCGCCGCCCGCGCGCAGGTCACGCAGTTGTACGGCGCCGACTACCTGCCGGACGCGCCGCGCACGTACGCCGGGAAGGTCAAGAACGCGCAGGAGGCGCACGAGGCGATCCGCCCCTCCGGGGACCGCTTCCGCACGCCCGCCGAGACCGGGCTGACCGGTGACCAGTTCCGGCTGTACGAGCTGATCTGGAAGCGGACCGTCGCCTCCCAGATGAAGGACGCCGTCGGCGACTCCGTCACCGTCCGGATCGGCGGCCGGTCCGCCGACGGCCGGGACGCCGAGTTCACCGCCTCCGGCAAGACGATCACCTTCCACGGCTTCATGAAGGCGTACGTCGAGGGCGCCGACGACCCGAACGCCGAGCTCGACGACCGCGAGCGCCGCCTCCCGCAGGTCGCCCAGGGCGACGCGCTGACCGCCGAGGAGATTGCGGCGGACGGCCACGCCACCAAGCCGCCGGCCCGCTACACCGAGGCGTCGCTGGTCAAGGAGCTGGAGGAGCGCGAGATCGGCCGCCCGTCGACGTACGCGTCGATCATCGGCACGATCCTGGAGCGCGGCTACGTCTTCAAGAAGGGCACGGCGCTCGTCCCGTCGTTCCTCTCCTTCGCCGTGGTCAACCTGCTGGAGAAGCACTTCGGCCGGCTCGTCGACTACGACTTCACCGCGAGGATGGAGGACGACCTCGACCGCATCGCCCGGGGCGAGGCCCAGGCCGTGCCGTGGCTGAAGCGGTTCTACTTCGGCGAGGGCGCGCAGGCGGCCGGTGGCGGCGCCGCCGACGCGGGCAACGGCGACGGCGACCACCTCGGCGGCCTGAAGGAGCTGGTCACGGACCTGGGGGCGATCGACGCCCGGGAGATCTCCTCCTTCCCCGTCGGCAACGGCATCGTGCTGCGCGTCGGGCGCTACGGCCCGTACATCGAGCGCGGCACGAAGGACGAGGAGGGCCACCAGCGCGCGGACGTCCCCGCCGACCTGGCGCCCGACGAGCTGTCCGTGGAGTACGCGGAGGAACTGCTCGCCAAGCCGAGCGGCGACTTCGAGCTGGGCACCGACCCGGCGACCGGCCACACGATCGTCGCCAGGGAGGGCCGCTACGGCCCGTACGTCACGGAGGTCCTGCCCGAGGGCACCCCGAAGACCGGCAGGAACGCGGTGAAACCGCGCACGGCCTCCCTCTTCAAGTCGATGTCCGTGGACACGGTGACCCTCCAGGACGCGCTCAGGCTGATGTCGCTGCCGCGCGTCGTCGGCACGGACCCCGAGGGCGTCGAGATCACCGCGCAGAACGGCCGCTACGGCCCGTACCTCAAGAAGGGCACCGACTCGCGGTCGCTGGAGAGCGAGGAGCAGCTCTTCACGATCACGCTGGAGGAGGCCCTCGCGATCTACGCCCAGCCGAAGCAGCGCGGCCGCGCCGCCGCCAAGCCGCCGCTGAAGGAGCTGGGCAACGACCCGGTGAGCGAGCGCCCCGTCGTGGTCAAGGACGGCCGCTTCGGGCCGTATGTGACGGACGGCGAGACGAACGCGACGCTGCGCAGCGGCGACAGCGTGGAGACGATCACACCGGAGCGGGGCTTCGAACTGCTCGCCGAGAAGCGGGCCAAGGGTCCGGCGAAGAAGACCGCCAAGAAGGCCCCGGCCAAGAAGACGGCGGCGAAGAAGACTACGGCGGTGAAGAAGACCGCCGCCAAGAAGACGGCCGCCAAGAAGACGGCTGCGAAGACGACGGCGGCTAAGACCGCGGCGGCGAAGAAGACCGCCGCCGCGAAGAAGACCGCTGCGGCCGGGACGACGGCGACCGGGACGACGGCGACCGGGAGGACCGCCGCCCCCGACGCGTAG
- the tmk gene encoding dTMP kinase, which translates to MTRAEQPTALGPTSDPEVSDAALAADSRERAVRALLRNPPLRRLWTASLAGGVADALALLVLVLLTVRAAVAEGTFGGGVRGAAFAVAAVLGVRALSTLLLGAVLLGPMSGLVASGGSLDRRWTMIAADGVRVALLVVAPLWIVWTPAQAVLLLLVTVFLAGAAERFWTIAGESAAPALLPPPPAEGAAVRPLPDHLGALRRLWLRTGFAAVPLAAAVLLVTALAGRLLALGVDWFETHRAALGSYAAAGLFAGSLAILYFLQVPDAQTPRPRSPLEGLRRPSTGAGPEKGRTGAIPLLVLACAAVAGAIASAAAVAVLHAAELGGGPVTYALLVLALTGGTGLGVRAARRVLPALSRRRLLALATAVTGIVLLVTGLVPDTATVLFLALAAGLSAGVAANVGHTLIDQETEEFRKPRLTEHLHAVVRVAVVLGALAAPLLAAAIGPRRLAGGDVVLAHGGAAFTLMLVGALLLPVAALVLARTDDRSGVPLRRDLRDALRGADPAQAPAPTGFFLALEGGDGAGKSTQVAALAEWIRAKGHEVVVTREPGATPVGKRLRSILLDVSSAGLSHRAEALLYAADRAEHVDSLVRPALERGAVVISDRYIDSSVAYQGAGRDLSPTEIARISRWATGGLVPHLTVLLDVSPETARERFTEAPDRLESEPAEFHARVRAGFLALAAADPARYLVVDAGREPEAVTTVVRHRLDQMLPLSEAEVRALEEARRKAEEEARRRAEEEARRKAEEERLERERQEQLARLRAEEEERKRREEEEARRREAERQAEEARQRAAEARRLAEEERARREAEERARHEEQERLRKRAEEEARLRAEAEERRREKQRKAEEALLRAEEARRRAVAEARAAAAAAAAAEQAERARQAEREQQAAPAVSPHDVTVPTPVVRPDDPTRPLPAPRISMRKDDEETQRIDMRKDDRETRPVDMRKDGEPAVRPEEETRPIDMRKDGPAPDLAETAVLPPVRDERPDDRVPPGFFRDEVAPGTAPGPAGADDRTRELPQVDEGGRPRRGRPDWAEETPLDDLPSLADELLGGQDDETDEGRGRRR; encoded by the coding sequence ATGACGCGAGCCGAGCAGCCAACGGCCCTGGGCCCCACCTCAGATCCCGAAGTCTCCGACGCCGCACTCGCCGCGGACTCCCGCGAGCGCGCCGTACGGGCACTGCTGCGCAACCCGCCGCTGCGCCGGCTGTGGACCGCGTCGCTCGCCGGCGGCGTCGCCGACGCCCTCGCCCTGCTCGTCCTGGTCCTCCTGACCGTGCGGGCGGCCGTGGCGGAGGGGACGTTCGGCGGCGGAGTGCGCGGCGCGGCCTTCGCCGTCGCCGCCGTCCTCGGCGTCCGTGCGCTGTCCACCCTGCTCCTCGGCGCCGTGCTGCTCGGCCCGATGAGCGGCCTCGTCGCCTCCGGCGGCTCCCTCGACCGCCGCTGGACCATGATCGCCGCGGACGGCGTGCGGGTCGCGCTGCTGGTCGTCGCGCCCCTCTGGATCGTCTGGACCCCCGCGCAGGCCGTCCTCCTGCTCCTGGTCACGGTCTTCCTGGCCGGTGCCGCCGAGCGGTTCTGGACCATCGCCGGGGAGAGCGCCGCCCCCGCCCTGCTCCCGCCCCCGCCCGCCGAGGGCGCCGCCGTACGGCCGCTGCCGGACCACCTGGGCGCGCTGCGCCGCCTCTGGCTGCGCACCGGCTTCGCCGCCGTCCCGCTGGCCGCCGCCGTCCTGCTGGTCACGGCCCTCGCCGGCAGGCTGCTGGCGCTCGGCGTCGACTGGTTCGAGACGCACCGGGCGGCGCTCGGCTCGTACGCCGCGGCCGGGCTGTTCGCCGGTTCCCTGGCGATCCTGTACTTCCTCCAGGTGCCCGACGCGCAGACCCCCCGCCCCCGCTCCCCGCTGGAGGGCCTGCGCCGGCCCTCCACGGGCGCGGGGCCGGAGAAGGGCCGCACGGGCGCCATACCGCTGCTCGTCCTCGCCTGCGCCGCCGTCGCCGGGGCGATCGCCTCCGCCGCGGCCGTCGCCGTGCTCCACGCCGCCGAGCTGGGCGGCGGCCCCGTGACGTACGCGCTGCTCGTCCTCGCCCTGACCGGGGGCACGGGCCTGGGCGTCCGCGCCGCCCGCCGCGTCCTGCCCGCCCTGTCCCGGCGCCGGCTCCTTGCCCTGGCGACCGCCGTCACCGGGATCGTGCTGCTCGTGACGGGACTGGTCCCCGACACGGCGACCGTGCTGTTCCTCGCGCTCGCCGCCGGACTGTCGGCCGGTGTCGCCGCGAACGTCGGGCACACGCTGATCGACCAGGAGACCGAGGAGTTCCGCAAGCCGCGCCTGACCGAGCACCTCCACGCCGTCGTACGGGTGGCCGTGGTGCTCGGCGCGCTCGCCGCGCCCCTGCTCGCCGCGGCCATCGGCCCGCGCCGCCTCGCCGGCGGGGACGTCGTCCTCGCGCACGGCGGCGCCGCCTTCACCCTGATGCTGGTCGGCGCGCTGCTGCTGCCCGTCGCCGCGCTCGTCCTCGCCAGGACCGACGACCGGTCGGGCGTGCCGCTCCGCCGCGACCTGCGCGACGCGCTGCGCGGCGCCGACCCGGCGCAGGCCCCGGCTCCCACCGGTTTCTTCCTCGCCCTCGAAGGCGGTGACGGCGCCGGCAAGTCCACGCAGGTCGCGGCGCTCGCCGAGTGGATCCGCGCGAAGGGCCACGAGGTGGTCGTCACCCGCGAGCCGGGCGCCACGCCCGTCGGCAAGCGGCTCCGCTCGATCCTGCTGGACGTCTCCTCCGCCGGGCTCTCCCACCGCGCGGAGGCCCTGCTGTACGCCGCCGACCGCGCCGAGCACGTCGACTCGCTGGTCCGCCCCGCCCTGGAGCGCGGCGCCGTCGTCATCTCCGACCGGTACATCGACTCGTCCGTCGCCTACCAGGGCGCCGGCCGGGACCTCTCCCCGACGGAGATCGCCCGCATCTCCCGCTGGGCGACCGGCGGGCTCGTCCCGCACCTGACGGTGCTGCTGGACGTGTCGCCGGAGACGGCGCGCGAGCGGTTCACGGAGGCGCCGGACCGGCTGGAGTCGGAGCCGGCGGAGTTCCACGCGCGGGTGCGGGCCGGTTTCCTCGCCCTCGCGGCCGCCGACCCCGCCCGGTACCTCGTCGTGGACGCGGGCCGGGAGCCGGAGGCCGTCACCACCGTCGTGCGCCACCGGCTCGACCAGATGCTGCCGCTGTCCGAGGCCGAGGTGAGGGCCCTGGAGGAGGCGCGGCGCAAGGCCGAGGAGGAGGCCCGCCGCAGGGCGGAGGAGGAGGCGCGGCGCAAAGCCGAGGAGGAGCGCCTGGAGCGGGAGCGCCAGGAGCAGCTCGCCAGGCTGCGCGCCGAGGAGGAGGAGCGCAAGCGCCGCGAGGAGGAGGAGGCCCGGCGCCGCGAGGCCGAGCGGCAGGCCGAGGAGGCCCGCCAGCGCGCGGCCGAGGCGCGCAGGCTCGCCGAGGAGGAGCGCGCCCGGCGCGAGGCCGAGGAGCGCGCCCGGCACGAGGAGCAGGAGCGGCTGCGCAAGCGCGCCGAGGAGGAGGCCCGGCTCCGCGCCGAGGCCGAGGAACGGCGCCGCGAGAAGCAGCGCAAGGCCGAGGAGGCCCTGCTGCGCGCGGAGGAGGCCCGCCGCCGGGCCGTGGCCGAGGCCCGGGCGGCAGCGGCCGCCGCCGCGGCCGCCGAGCAGGCCGAGAGGGCACGGCAGGCGGAACGGGAGCAGCAGGCCGCACCGGCCGTGTCGCCGCACGACGTGACGGTGCCGACCCCGGTCGTCCGGCCCGACGACCCCACCCGGCCCCTGCCCGCGCCCCGCATCAGCATGCGCAAGGACGACGAGGAGACGCAGCGCATCGACATGCGCAAGGACGACCGGGAGACCCGGCCCGTCGACATGCGCAAGGACGGGGAGCCCGCGGTCCGCCCGGAGGAGGAGACCCGGCCCATCGACATGCGCAAGGACGGCCCCGCCCCGGACCTCGCCGAGACGGCGGTCCTGCCGCCCGTACGGGACGAGCGGCCGGACGACCGGGTGCCGCCCGGTTTCTTCCGCGACGAGGTCGCGCCCGGGACGGCGCCCGGGCCCGCCGGGGCCGACGACCGGACCCGCGAGCTGCCCCAGGTCGACGAAGGGGGCAGGCCGCGGCGCGGGCGCCCCGACTGGGCGGAGGAGACCCCGCTGGACGACCTGCCGTCCCTGGCCGACGAACTCCTCGGCGGTCAGGACGACGAGACCGACGAGGGCCGGGGACGCCGCCGCTGA
- a CDS encoding alpha/beta hydrolase has translation MRLRRTPRPFASAVALALVLAGGCAESGAPAGALAPRATAPAVSAVAAPPDAVALRPYYSQRLRWRACGTPGFQCATLRAPLDYARPDGARIDLAVARAKATGPGRRLGSLLVNPGGPGGSAVDYLQGYAGLAYPAPVRARYDMVALDPRGVARSEPVRCLDGPAMDAHTQVDPTPDDRRETTLLTESLKRFASSCAKRSGRILPHVSTVEAARDMDLLRAALGDQKLTYVGASYGTFLGATYAELFPSRTGRLVLDGAVDPSLTADRMSLDQTAGFDTAFRAFAADCVTRSGCPLGTTSVRDATARMRAFLARLDRAPVPTGQDRPLGEALATIGVITAMYDEAAWPRLRTALTRAMGGEGSGLLALADTYHERDKGGGYSNLMSANAAVNCLDQPPAFTTPEAVAAAVPSFEKASPAFGRSLAWASLTCAYWPAKATGTPHRITAEGAPPIVVVGTTRDPATPYKWARSLAAQLSSGTLLTYDGDGHTAYGRGSACVDTAINTYLLEGTPPPPSTRCRRS, from the coding sequence ATGCGCCTACGCCGTACGCCCCGCCCGTTCGCCTCCGCCGTCGCGCTCGCCCTGGTCCTCGCGGGGGGCTGCGCCGAGAGCGGCGCCCCCGCGGGCGCCCTGGCGCCCCGCGCCACCGCACCCGCCGTCTCCGCCGTCGCCGCCCCGCCGGACGCGGTGGCGCTCCGCCCGTACTACAGCCAGCGGCTGCGCTGGCGCGCCTGCGGGACGCCGGGCTTCCAGTGCGCCACGCTCAGGGCGCCCCTCGACTACGCACGGCCGGACGGAGCGCGGATCGACCTCGCCGTCGCCCGCGCCAAGGCCACCGGGCCCGGCAGGCGACTCGGTTCCCTGCTGGTCAACCCGGGCGGCCCCGGCGGCTCCGCCGTCGACTACCTCCAGGGGTACGCCGGGCTCGCCTACCCCGCCCCGGTCCGCGCCCGGTACGACATGGTCGCCCTGGACCCGCGCGGGGTGGCCCGCAGCGAGCCGGTCCGGTGCCTCGACGGACCGGCCATGGACGCGCACACGCAGGTCGACCCGACCCCGGACGACCGGCGGGAGACCACCCTGCTCACCGAGTCCCTCAAGCGGTTCGCCTCGTCCTGCGCGAAGAGGTCCGGCCGGATCCTGCCGCACGTGTCCACCGTGGAGGCGGCCCGCGACATGGACCTCCTGCGGGCCGCCCTCGGCGACCAGAAGCTCACCTACGTCGGCGCTTCGTACGGGACGTTCCTCGGCGCCACCTACGCCGAACTGTTCCCGTCCCGCACCGGCCGCCTCGTCCTCGACGGCGCCGTGGACCCCTCCCTCACCGCCGACCGGATGAGCCTCGACCAGACGGCCGGCTTCGACACGGCCTTCCGCGCCTTCGCCGCCGACTGCGTGACCCGCTCCGGCTGCCCCCTCGGCACCACGTCGGTGCGGGACGCCACCGCCCGCATGAGGGCGTTCCTCGCCCGGCTGGACCGCGCACCGGTCCCCACCGGCCAGGACCGGCCCCTCGGCGAGGCCCTCGCCACGATCGGCGTCATCACCGCCATGTACGACGAGGCCGCCTGGCCCCGGCTCCGCACCGCCCTCACACGCGCCATGGGCGGTGAGGGCTCCGGCCTCCTCGCCCTCGCCGACACCTACCACGAACGCGACAAGGGCGGCGGCTACTCCAACCTCATGTCCGCCAACGCCGCCGTGAACTGCCTGGACCAGCCGCCCGCCTTCACCACCCCCGAAGCGGTCGCCGCCGCCGTGCCGTCCTTCGAGAAGGCGTCCCCCGCCTTCGGCCGCAGCCTGGCTTGGGCATCCCTGACCTGCGCGTACTGGCCCGCCAAGGCCACCGGCACCCCGCACCGCATCACCGCCGAGGGGGCGCCCCCGATCGTCGTCGTCGGCACGACCCGCGACCCGGCCACCCCCTACAAGTGGGCCCGCTCCCTCGCCGCCCAGCTCTCCTCCGGCACCCTCCTCACCTACGACGGCGACGGCCACACCGCGTACGGCCGCGGCAGCGCCTGCGTCGACACCGCGATCAACACCTACCTCCTGGAGGGCACGCCCCCGCCCCCGTCCACGCGCTGCCGCAGGTCGTAG
- a CDS encoding DUF7059 domain-containing protein yields the protein MGVVSTTIPTTGLPVPDRADRLRAALLDAGFTADGLLDRLGASAYAALARSETVPALRATRGDGPLDTLVRLFLLQREAPYERARAALPLDEALADGWVARDGDGVRATVDVRPYGGPDGEDWYIVSDLGCAVGGAGGAGGRGEGVVLGVGGASTTLAGITVRAPVASALDLGTGSGIQALHAARHATRVTATDLNPRALGFTRLTLALSGAPEADLRAGSLFEPVASETYDLIVSNPPFVISPGARLTYRDGGMGGDDLCRTLVQQAGERLNDGGYAQFLANWQHVEGEDWKDRVRSWVPRGCDAWIVQREVQDVTQYTELWLRDAGDHRAAPEEYRARYEAWLDEFEERGTRAVGFGWITLRKSGAAEPSVLVEEWPHPVEQPLGETVRAHFARQDYLRSRDDAALLADRFVLAPEVVQEQVGLPGAEDPEHVVLRQNRGMRRATRVDAVGAGFAGVCDGTLEAGRILDAIAQLMGEDPVLLRDRTPRAIRLLVEEGFLEPARPEARDRPGAG from the coding sequence ATGGGCGTTGTGAGTACGACCATCCCGACCACCGGCCTCCCGGTGCCCGACCGCGCCGACCGCCTGCGCGCCGCCCTCCTGGACGCGGGCTTCACCGCCGACGGGCTCCTCGACCGGCTCGGCGCGTCCGCCTACGCCGCCCTCGCCCGCAGCGAGACGGTGCCCGCCCTGCGCGCCACCCGCGGGGACGGACCGCTGGACACCCTCGTCCGGCTGTTCCTGCTCCAGCGGGAGGCGCCGTACGAACGGGCCCGCGCCGCCCTCCCGCTGGACGAGGCGCTCGCGGACGGCTGGGTGGCGCGGGACGGCGACGGCGTCCGCGCCACGGTCGACGTGCGCCCGTACGGCGGCCCCGACGGCGAGGACTGGTACATCGTCTCCGACCTCGGGTGCGCCGTGGGCGGCGCGGGCGGGGCCGGCGGCCGGGGCGAGGGCGTCGTCCTCGGGGTCGGCGGCGCGTCCACCACGCTCGCCGGGATCACCGTGCGCGCCCCCGTCGCCTCCGCGCTGGACCTCGGCACCGGTTCCGGCATCCAGGCGCTGCACGCCGCCCGGCACGCCACGCGGGTGACGGCGACGGACCTCAACCCGCGGGCGCTGGGGTTCACCCGGCTGACGCTCGCGCTGTCCGGCGCGCCGGAGGCCGACCTGAGGGCCGGTTCGCTGTTCGAGCCGGTCGCCTCGGAGACGTACGACCTGATCGTGTCGAACCCGCCGTTCGTCATCTCCCCGGGCGCCCGGCTCACGTACCGGGACGGCGGGATGGGTGGCGACGACCTGTGCCGCACCCTCGTCCAGCAGGCCGGGGAGCGGCTCAACGACGGCGGGTACGCGCAGTTCCTGGCCAACTGGCAGCACGTGGAGGGGGAGGACTGGAAGGACCGCGTCCGCTCGTGGGTGCCGCGCGGCTGCGACGCGTGGATCGTCCAGCGGGAGGTCCAGGACGTCACCCAGTACACGGAGTTGTGGTTGCGGGACGCCGGGGACCACCGGGCCGCCCCGGAGGAGTACCGGGCGCGGTACGAGGCGTGGCTCGACGAGTTCGAGGAGCGCGGGACCAGGGCGGTCGGCTTCGGCTGGATCACCCTGCGGAAGTCCGGCGCGGCCGAGCCGTCCGTCCTCGTCGAGGAGTGGCCGCACCCGGTCGAGCAGCCGCTCGGCGAGACCGTGCGGGCGCACTTCGCCCGCCAGGACTACCTCCGGTCGCGGGACGACGCGGCCCTGCTCGCCGACCGCTTCGTGCTCGCGCCCGAGGTGGTGCAGGAGCAGGTGGGACTGCCGGGCGCGGAGGACCCCGAGCACGTCGTCCTGCGGCAGAACCGCGGGATGCGGCGGGCGACCAGGGTCGACGCGGTCGGCGCCGGGTTCGCCGGGGTCTGCGACGGCACGCTCGAAGCGGGCCGCATCCTGGACGCCATCGCCCAGCTGATGGGCGAGGACCCGGTCCTGCTGCGGGACCGCACGCCCCGGGCGATCCGCCTCCTCGTGGAGGAGGGCTTCCTGGAGCCCGCGCGGCCGGAGGCGCGGGACCGGCCCGGCGCCGGGTGA